The Gemmatimonas phototrophica region GGTCAATGCGCAGCGTGTCGTTCACCCACACGCGCACCGCATCATCGCTCAGAGTGCGTAGCGTATATGTGCCGGGTGGCAAGACCATCTCACTGGTGGCCTCGGCGGCGAACTTCGAGACGGGGAACGCGCGGTCGCGCGGACGGGACCAGAACCAATCCAGCCGGGGCGCCTCACGGGAAAACAACGGGGCGCCCTTCATGAGCGCGTCGAACGCCGCCGGTGCCGTGAACGGGTTGGTACTGTCGGTGAACGCAAATACGCGCTGACTCCAGCGCTGCGTGGGTTCAAAGTGTTCGTACGCAAACCGCACGGGTGTGCCCGCCACCGTGCGTTGACCACGCGGCGAAATCACCGCGCCTCCCGTGTATTCGAGGGTCACCCGCCAATCGCCCCGGGCGGCGGCCTCAGGCTCCACCGATAGCGTGTCGCCCACCGTTCCCCGCATGGCCGAGAGACGTGCCACACCGCGACGCTCCACCACGCGCCACCGACCGGCCGGCCCCAGCACGCGCAGTCGCAGCGGCGTCGCCCGCACACTGTCGAGCGGCCACAACTTTGGTGAACGCCAGTCGTACGGGCCCCACTCGTCCACCACGATGGCCTGACGATCGCGCGCGGCGTTCGGAGTCGCTGGCCACCGCAGCGGTGCACTGGGGATTTCCGGCGTGCGCCACCACGCGGTGGTGGGCACAATACGCGCGGGGTCACACGGCTCACCCACACTATCGCGTACCACATTCCGGCCGCTGTCTACCGCGCTGGTGTTGGCGATACGCCATCGCTCCGGAACGCGCACAAAATGATTCTCGACCAGACGCCACCGGGTGCTGCGGGTGTCACGGTGTTTGGGATAGCCCCAGTCACTCGGCTCAATGGAATCAGCCCAGAGGCGGATGGCGAGCGAGTCACCAACGAAGTGATTCCCGCCCACCGTATTGTCCTGTCCGTGCTCGATGGCAACAGCAATGCGGTTGTTGGCGAAACAGTTACCCACCACACGTGAGCCATAGCTGTAGCCACCCCACAGGCCGTGCGTACTGCCTTCACTGCGATTGCCAATGAACTGGTTCCTGCTGAACGTGGCCTCCATCCCATTCGTAGGGGCGAAGCTGAAATCGTTCATGAGGAACAGATTGTCGTTCGAGCCACCCTGACCGGTGTCCATGGTGTGCTGCCCGGCCCAGAGGAAGAGGCCGTCGCCACTGTGCGTCATGCTGTTGTACGCCACCACATTGTTGGAGCACTGTTCAAACATGAGCAACGCGGCCGAATCCTGTCCGCGTTGAAAAAACCCGTGCGAGGAACCGCGTACGTTGTAGTCCACGCGGTTGTTCACGATGCGATGCCAACTGGCCCGGTACATGCCAATGCCCAGCCCGGAGTTGTACGAGAAGTCGTTGTCGCGAATGTCGAGTGAGTCGCTGTGCGACAGCAACAGCCCGTTCATGGACTGACGCACCGTATTGCCGGTGAGGCGCCCTCCGGTGACCCCACGCAGATAGAGCCCCGCCCCAAAGCGCAGCCATTCGTCCTGCTCGTTCTTGTGGTACGATAGCCAGTCGTTCAGGCTTTCATGCTCCACGAGGCTGAAGAGCCGCGGCTTCCAGCTGTACGACAGCTCATTGTTCTCCAGCACCAGGGCGCGCACGTTGCGCGCCAGAATCCCCACGCGATATCCACGGGCGGTGAGCCCATGCACGCGGATGTTGCGTCCGCCGTCAATCCGTACTGCCGTCCCGCGGGCAGCATCGGGAGCGCTGTCGGCGGGCTGCCCCACAAAGGTCACGCCGCGCAAATCAACCGTGATGTTGTTGCCGCGCACGGTGAGCAGTGCGGAGTCGAGCGACACGCGCCCGGGGAGGCGATAGACACCCGGCACAATGCGCACGGATGTCGTGATCACCATGCCGGCGGTGGGCTTCACCATGGGCACGGGCTGCGCCTTCGCGGTGGCCGTCCCGGCAAACAGCGCGGCCGCCAGCAGACAGAGGCGTCTCACAGCCATCGACGGACTCGGGCACAGTAGTCGGCGTACTCCGCCGGAAAGCGTTCGTGCAAATGGCGCTCCTCTCGCACAATGACCTGCGCGTGCAGCACGAACAACACCACCGGCAGCAGCGCCAGCGCCCCAAGAGAGTGCAGTACAAGGACGCCGCCCAGATAAAACACCGTCATCCCCACATACATCGGATTGCGCGTATGCGCATAGACGCCATGGTCGACCACCAGCTTGGCGGGACGATTGGGATAGATGGCGGTTCTGAACTTCCGAAAGGTGAGAATCCCAGTGTATACCAGCGCGAGACCGGCCACGGCCAGCGCGACTCCGAAGACTTGCAGGGCGGGATGGTCAGGAATGGGCGATGGCACGCGGCCAAAGCGGTCGAGCAGCGCGCCAACCCCGAGGCCGCCCACAAACAGTGCGGGCGGCGGAAATTTCACGGCGGGTCCGAGATCCTTTGCCATGGGGCCAAATTACCTCGTCGAGCCACCGGATGCGGTACCCTGTCAGTCGCCCGGCAGCATGGCCCAGAGCGACGTCCGCCCTACGTTGCAGTGCACGACACGGGAGATAGGGGACAGGGTGCCCCAGCCTAGCCAAAGCGCATGGCGCGCCAGATGGTGCGCGTGGAGCCCCCCCAATCCCACCTGACCCGCCTTGAGTCGGGCGAGGCGGTTGGATCGCCCCGGAACCGGATGGAAAATGCGCTCCACGTTGACGGATCGCGTGGGCTCATCATCCTGCCATTTGTCGGTCAGTTCAATGCTCTGGACCACGGCCGGCACGCCGAGAGTGGACGCGACGGTGGCATCGGTGGCATACACGGCCGCGCGCGATGGTGTGGGGAGCACCAGGACGCCCAGAAACGCCCAGAGCGTCATGCCGGCCATGAGGGTCACGATGCCCGCCGCCGTGGCCGGCGTTGTGGCCGAGAGCTGCTGCACGACGACAAATCCCACCGTGTTGAAGGCCATGGCCCCCAACACTCCGCGCTGGTGTGCGCCGCTGACCGCCACGGCCTGACGACGGGCCAACTGCGCCGTAAGCGCGTCCTCCGAAAGCATACCCCAGCGCCGCGGCACCACGAGTGTGCGGGGAACCAGGCTGCTCCACCCGCCCACAAAACCTTCATCGTGGGTGTCCACCACGAGCAGTTGCGCAGGCTCGAGGCCGGCCCGTTCAGCAGCCTGCGCAAAGAGCGGTGACACGGGGTGCACACCAAAGCGGGCAATGATCCGCGCCAGGCGCCCGCGCCCGAGCGCGAGCAGGAGCTGGATACCCACGAATACCGACAGTGTGGCCACGGCACCTGCGGCCCGCGCTGTCAGCATGAGCGCGGCGGCGGTGATCATCCAGACCACCCACTGGACGGCAACGCCGCGCAACCACCCGGCGAGCCAGATTGGCGCGTTGTCCTTGCGGCGCACCACCCACGCGCCGCCCATCAGATCGAACAGGAAGAACAGGCCGGCCACCATCATGAAAAACAGTCCCACGGAGAACAATGACCGGCCCACGGATTGCTCCACACTGGTGGAAAATCCGACGGCGGGGATCTTGAAATACAGCAGGCAGGAGGCCGCCAGGACGGCGGTACCGACGCCGGAGATGCCGAGGTAGAGACGCGACCGCGCATAGGTGAGGGCGCCGATACTGGCGCTCCGGGAAAGCGAAGGAGAGGTCATGGGGACGTAACGCGCCGGTACACGTTTTGGTTTTCGGCGATTTCGCGGCTCGCGTTTTGGGTCTTGGCGCGTAGGCTACAGCATGGACCGTCGCCTCTTCGTCTCCGATCTCGCGCGCTATGCCGCGCTCTGCGCCGTCGTGCCCAACGTCTGGCGCGTCACGTCACGTCCCCGCTTCGCCGACGACCCGTTTCAGTTGGGCGTCGCGTCTGGTGATCCCACCCCATCGGGTGGGGTACTGTGGACGCGGTTGGCCCCACGTCCGCTGGAACCCGAAGGGGGGATGAACGGGCTGCGCACGACTGTCACCTGGGAACTGGCCGACGACGAGGTGTTCACGAAAATCGTGAAGAAAGGCACCGCGACCGCCGCCCCGGAATTGTCGTACAGCGTGCACGTGAATCTGGAGGGGCTCGCCAGTGACCGGTGGTACTTCTACCGGTTCATGTCGGGGGGGGCCACCAGCAAGATCGGGCGGTTCCGGACCGCGCCCGCCAGCGGGGCCACCACGCCCCTCGCTTTTGCCGTGGCCTCCTGTCAGCACTGGGAGCAGGGGCACTTCACTGCCCTGGGCCATCTCGCGCGCGAAGAGATCGACCTGGTGACGCACCTCGGCGATTACATCTACGAATACGCCGGGAACAGCCGTAACGTGCGCACGCATGTCGGGCTCGAGATACGAACCGTAGACGACTATCGCCGGCGATATGCGCAGTACAAGTCCGATCCGTTGCTGCAGGCGGCACACGAACGGTGCCCGTGGGTGGTGACCTGGGACGACCACGAAGTGGACAACAACTATGCCGGACTGATGGGAGAAAACGGCATGGAGAGCGTGGAGCAGATGCGGCAGCGCCGAGCCGCCGGGTATCAGGCATGGTGGGAGCACCAGCCGGTGCGGGTGCCACGGGTGCAGTCGTGGGCTGATCTGTCCATCACGCGCACGATTGATTGGGGCGCGTTGGCGCGCTTCTGGGTGATGGACACGCGGCAGTTCCGCGACGATCAGGCGTGCAATGATGGTACGCAGGCCATTTGCGATACGGCGCGCGATCCCAAGCGGGGCATGCTCGGTGCAGCGCAGGAGCAGTGGCTGGTGAATGGTCTTGGCGCGTCGCAGGCCAAATGGCAAGTGTTGGCGCAGCAGGTCATGATGGCCCCGTATGATGCGGCGCCTGGCGACGACGTACGCGTGTCGATGGACC contains the following coding sequences:
- a CDS encoding NosD domain-containing protein; this translates as MAVRRLCLLAAALFAGTATAKAQPVPMVKPTAGMVITTSVRIVPGVYRLPGRVSLDSALLTVRGNNITVDLRGVTFVGQPADSAPDAARGTAVRIDGGRNIRVHGLTARGYRVGILARNVRALVLENNELSYSWKPRLFSLVEHESLNDWLSYHKNEQDEWLRFGAGLYLRGVTGGRLTGNTVRQSMNGLLLSHSDSLDIRDNDFSYNSGLGIGMYRASWHRIVNNRVDYNVRGSSHGFFQRGQDSAALLMFEQCSNNVVAYNSMTHSGDGLFLWAGQHTMDTGQGGSNDNLFLMNDFSFAPTNGMEATFSRNQFIGNRSEGSTHGLWGGYSYGSRVVGNCFANNRIAVAIEHGQDNTVGGNHFVGDSLAIRLWADSIEPSDWGYPKHRDTRSTRWRLVENHFVRVPERWRIANTSAVDSGRNVVRDSVGEPCDPARIVPTTAWWRTPEIPSAPLRWPATPNAARDRQAIVVDEWGPYDWRSPKLWPLDSVRATPLRLRVLGPAGRWRVVERRGVARLSAMRGTVGDTLSVEPEAAARGDWRVTLEYTGGAVISPRGQRTVAGTPVRFAYEHFEPTQRWSQRVFAFTDSTNPFTAPAAFDALMKGAPLFSREAPRLDWFWSRPRDRAFPVSKFAAEATSEMVLPPGTYTLRTLSDDAVRVWVNDTLRIDQWTPHETSPAYATVPGGRQRVRVQYAQVSGWVELRLDFLRGVVRPSPGSSGPH
- a CDS encoding alkaline phosphatase D family protein, with product MDRRLFVSDLARYAALCAVVPNVWRVTSRPRFADDPFQLGVASGDPTPSGGVLWTRLAPRPLEPEGGMNGLRTTVTWELADDEVFTKIVKKGTATAAPELSYSVHVNLEGLASDRWYFYRFMSGGATSKIGRFRTAPASGATTPLAFAVASCQHWEQGHFTALGHLAREEIDLVTHLGDYIYEYAGNSRNVRTHVGLEIRTVDDYRRRYAQYKSDPLLQAAHERCPWVVTWDDHEVDNNYAGLMGENGMESVEQMRQRRAAGYQAWWEHQPVRVPRVQSWADLSITRTIDWGALARFWVMDTRQFRDDQACNDGTQAICDTARDPKRGMLGAAQEQWLVNGLGASQAKWQVLAQQVMMAPYDAAPGDDVRVSMDQWSGYPVARDRLLNEVARRAANRTVVITGDIHTNWVNEIRSDFARPDRPVVAAEFVATSISSGGNGSDVPTARLDAMKRENPHLKWFENRRGYIKCTVDTTTWKADYRSVPFVDKPDAPIATASSWRVEHGRPGIVAG
- a CDS encoding methyltransferase family protein, producing the protein MAKDLGPAVKFPPPALFVGGLGVGALLDRFGRVPSPIPDHPALQVFGVALAVAGLALVYTGILTFRKFRTAIYPNRPAKLVVDHGVYAHTRNPMYVGMTVFYLGGVLVLHSLGALALLPVVLFVLHAQVIVREERHLHERFPAEYADYCARVRRWL